From the genome of Trichosurus vulpecula isolate mTriVul1 chromosome 6, mTriVul1.pri, whole genome shotgun sequence:
TATCAGTTGGCAGGGCCTGCCAACTCTACATATAGAAAATCTACCAAGAGTCCCTGAaacatagtgctttacaaatgttttttttaaattgaagtatctaaattatttttcatccttCATCTACTATACCTGAACTCTGCACATAATAAGCatcttttttgtcattatttttatatcCAAACTCTGATCTCACTCTCTCAACTCCAGTTAATTTTATTTGTACTGAATTGGATTGAATATTGCTAAGTTGACTTTTATTGCATGTTGCTGACAAGCAACCAAATAAGGAAGCAATATCCAACTTTACCCATCCAAAATTTCTTCATGCTTTCTCTCCCTTTATGGTTATTCGCAGAACAACTCCCAGAACTCCCAGAGGAAAATCATAGAAGTGGACGGCATTATACATTCTGCACAATGAATTACTGTTACATCATCCTTGTAGGGGCCTGCCATAATGTTTGTGAAGCAGATTGGAACTAGCTGGAAATAAAGCAGTTTGAAAATAATTCTCAAGTTGGATGCTTCCTCTGTGTTTTCAAGGACATCTCATTGTATAAAGAAGACACAAGAGAAATGGCATTATATCTAATCACTTATTTTATGAGCCATGGGAGGggagaaaacaacaataacaaaaccagaAACTTAGTAATGGATTCTCTAGGGTCTGAGTCTCCAAAGGCTGTGAGTTAGATTTAAATTGTACAACATTatcccaattctttgcctccatttcAGGAAGGTGGGTTGTCTTTCCTTAAAGTCCAGTTTGAGCTTAGCTATGAAATAGTGTCGATTGTTTTGTATGCCCAATGAAAACTGCTATACTTCTCTGTAGGAATGTACCACACATGGCCCCTACTGGCCTTAGGCTGAGCGTGCTTTTCTCCAGGATGTTATTAATCATGGGAgtgttttcccagcaatttcaTTTGTGACAGAACCAGGGAAATAAGAAATACATGATCCCACAGACTGTGGAGTCAGCACACTTGGGctttgcttctttttcctttgtctggGATGCTCTTCTTTCACGACTGTGTCATATCAAAGACCAGTAgcggggaaactgagacacatttTCTTCAAGCAAGGTAATAGCTTATTAATAGCGATGTGTATAGGTCAGACTGGCCCCTACAGTTAGGTCAGTGGCCCAGATGGGAGGAGTTGGGAAGCTTTACAACTTTCTGCATCTGGGAAAGTGGGTCCACAGTCAGGTGTGACTGATAACACTCCTCTGACAATTAAGTACAGTTAATTGCTTTATGGGCCTCAACTGCTTCTAGTAATCTTAGCTAGAAAATCAGGACCCGCCCCAATATTCCCCCTTCCCTGGGGGAGATCACACTACCTCTGGTTTTACAAGGAGAGACTAGGGCAGAAGAACACTTGCTTAAGGGAGAGACTCAGTTCAACCACACATTTAATTCACACTGGGAAAGATCATGGTTTTGAACTTAACTGAGAAATGGGGTTTGACAAAATGGGATACAGGGTTGACCAATTATTAAATGGTAGAGCATAATTTTTCCTCATGACTTTGcctaataaatgagaaagaagttgcTAGAGTATTGTTGCAGGTGTTGAATTAAAATGTTAAGAATAAACATCATCAATATGCACTTATTGAATTTACATATGCATTTATTGAACACACTGTCAAACCAGGAGTCATTAAATATAGTTTCTGTGCTCAAGGGACTCAAAATTTATATGGAGGTGTAAGAGATTCTGGCTTGACCTTTAACTAATCTGCAATTGTGCTGATGAATATCATAAATCATCTGTAACAGCAGATTTCTCTCAAAGACTTATTATAGCCCAAAATTGCATCATCTAGTAGCCATCAAACAATAATAAGCTTATTTAAATATAGAATGTCTGGTCTGCAGACAACAAgcctcttttccccattttcttgtACTTGGAGCCATTCCAGCTTGATAAAAATTGCCAGATTTTGAGCTTTTTTGGCCTAACTTTCTGAAGCCCAGGCTCACTTTCATTTAAGAAGAGGTTTAGGTGTAGAGTTGGCGGATGGATAGAAAGAAGCCTATTGATCTATCTAATCATTATATATAGCATGATTTTATATTAGATACAAGTACTATTTTATACGGTAAGTATATCACTGTGCTAAATATATTTCTTGGAAATGTTATACATACtataatattgtgtgtgtgtgtgtggagtatATGTAATAATATGAAGGACAACTTGGTATCCTGTATAGAAAGCCAGcttcaaaaccaggaagacctgcttCTAAGTCCCACTTTTGTTATATACTAATTTCATGACCATTAGCACATCATTTGACATCCCAGAGCTCTAAGCAAGTCTTTAAGACTTTAAGGTACAGAAAAGGCACTAGTCTATATAGGCACAGGGAATATCCTTCAGTGAGAGTTTCCTATACCGATGAAATCATTGATGTAATCCCTATCCCTATAAATTAAGTAAGCCAATAAATGCTGAATTGACAATGAATGCTGAAGGTAGCAAGCACTCCATATATTGAAAGAAGGGAATAGTCAATGGGAGATAAGAGGTCAGGGAAAAGGGAGTTCTTTCAAGCCCCCTTGATAGAAAGTGAATACTTAAATAGGTGAAGATGAGGGTGAAGAGCTTTACAAGAGGGAATAGTATTTCAGTAAAGGTAGTGAACGCAGGGAAAGGAGGAATGTAGAACTTTTGGAAGACTTTCAATGCCAGGCTAAGAAATCTTAACTTCTTAACTTTTATGAAAGATTGATATTCAGAATTTTAAGAGATGTTAGTTTTGTCCCATTGATACATATCATTTGGCTGTTACACTTACAAATTCCATTATACtgaacaaaaatatgaaaatttttcaaaaaatgagagagaacaaaaaaaagattaaaacataGTTAATAACCATAGttgctgtctttattttttgttattgttgatcTCATGACTTGTTTTAAATTACTCATGgtccctcccaaaaaaagagaaataagccaaaaacaacaacaaaaatccagaactcttatttttattaattcaagCATGGACACTTGATATAGATAATGTACAAAAAGTTTATCATAGTTATCAGACAGGTTTACGTTGGGAAAGAATGCACAGAAAATACAAGAGAAGTTATTTCACATGTTCAGGGCTTACAATGAAACCTAGATTTTTGGTAGGACAGAGGAGAATCACAGAGCAACTTCGTATTAGGAGAGACCttgaaaagaaataggaaattaaGGTATAAATAGAATTGATGTAAGTTTACAAATATTGGTTCAATGGAAATATTTAGATATCAAGACCTTGAGGACGTAGTATGTAGAGGAACTGAGAGCTTGGGGAACATACATGCTAACCCATTGTAGTGACAGTAGTGGAAGATTGATCAGTTTTCTTCCTATGTCAAAAGAGACAATGGGAAGCATTATTCATCAGGATTTGACTATTTTTACATTTGGCATATACTTAACCCTTCTTACTTCTTTACCCATGAATAGTTGTTTGTGCCTGATGATTTTTTGAGCTTACCTGTTATCCTCAGAATCTTGCCAAATATcaaactttcttctcttccttttcctatgCTATACAACCCAGTCAAAATTGTTATGATTTATAACTCTGTGTAGAGTTATAACTTCctagaatgtttttaaatttgttgCTGTTAGGGATCATCTTGGAGTCCATGGATAGAATTCAGGGgttctatgaacttggatggggatctccctctttattttcattctcctctgactaaaatttagcattttcttcagtttggAATGTAGAAGATTTTCTCCTGAGAAATAGCACCAGAATTGCAAAATGAGtccagggtgggtgggtggggaactTAAGAATGAAGTTTTaacttcatttcaatataattgattttgttGTTAATTACATgccatttattttatgcattttttccaTGAGAAAGAGACCTATACATAGACAAAAATTAATAACCTCTACTCTAAGTTCACTCAAACATAGTCAGTTCACAGTATTACTATGTGTACTATCTCTTCTCCCAGGACAAACTACATGCCACAGTACAGTTTAGACCAGTGAATATCAACACCAACTTTGAAGAtacttcttttcatttctcccttggTTATTGTACTCAACACACCCATTTCTCTCTTCTGCTTTCTCCATCTTGCATGATTTTCCTCCAGTAGTCATAAATTTTTAACGattgattttcaaaaatgaacaaaaagataaacttttaagtttaatcttcagtATTAGCATTTTATTCAACAACTCAATAAATCAAGCTATGACTTGTGGTTTTTGCTAATTTCCAagttgtaaatgttcacactgaaaatttaataactggctctctCTACACCGTAGGAGATGGATTTAGCAATACCAAACCACGCACTCCTCAAGCTATCTTCCACTCTTTTTAAGGCTCTgtttttgaagataaaatttctATTTCCTTACAGCAGGGACCATGGTGAATGCTGACCAAAATCAGACGGTTGCAGCTATATTCATACTCATAGGATTTTCTGATTATCCAGATCTTcaagtccctctcttccttgtgTTTTTGACCATTTATGTAGTAACTGTTGTGGGGAATCTGGGCATGATTGTAGTCATTAAGATCAACCCCAAACTTCACacccccatgtacttcttcctcagCCACTTGTCCTTTGTGGATCTCTGTTACTCTACTGTAGTTACCCCCAAACTGTTAGAGAATTTGCTTGTGGAAGATAGAACAATCTCTATTACAGCATGCATCACACAGTTCTTTTTTACTGCGACGTCCGTGGTGACAGAGACATTCATGTTGGCAGTGATGGCTTATGATCGCTTTGTGGCCATTTGTAATCCTCTGCTATACACAGTTGCCATGTCTCAAAAACTCTGTGCACTGCTGGTTGCTGGGGCATATTCATGGGGAATAATATCTTCTTTGATATTCACATACTCTCTCCTTATATTGTCTTTTTGTGGGACTAACATTATCAATAACTTCCTTTACGAGTACTCAGTCATCCTCTCTGCTTCCTGTTCAGATAGGCAGTTCAGTGAAACGATacttgttatctttgccaatttcaaTGA
Proteins encoded in this window:
- the LOC118853878 gene encoding olfactory receptor 5D18-like; this encodes MVNADQNQTVAAIFILIGFSDYPDLQVPLFLVFLTIYVVTVVGNLGMIVVIKINPKLHTPMYFFLSHLSFVDLCYSTVVTPKLLENLLVEDRTISITACITQFFFTATSVVTETFMLAVMAYDRFVAICNPLLYTVAMSQKLCALLVAGAYSWGIISSLIFTYSLLILSFCGTNIINNFLYEYSVILSASCSDRQFSETILVIFANFNELSTLIIIIMSYLFIFVTVTKMRSASGRWKAFSTCASHLTAIAIFHGTILFLYCVPTSKSSWLIVKVTSVFYTVVIPMLNPIIYSLRNKDVKETLKKLIGKNVLFS